A window of Thiocapsa bogorovii genomic DNA:
CGAAGAACATCCCGCCGACCCAGACAAGGCCGGCGGCTTGGTGCAGAGCGATCGGGATCGCGATTTGGAGATCCATGAGCATGATCCTGGTGGTCAATGGGCCTGGTCGTTGTTGAAACCCGGCAAGCGACGAAGGCGACACCCCGCCGCGGGGCGGGACGCGTTCGATCGGCGCAAGGCGGCGATCGAGGGTCCTCAGAAACGCGCGACCCTCCGAGTCAGTCTCCCGCAGCATCCGGGTCCATCAGGACGTCTGTCCTGCCCAGTCCCGCAACCCGAGCGACCGGCAGATCCGCACCGCAACGCCATGCCGCAAGTGCATCGCGTTTGCCGACGCCGGTCACCAGGATCAAACGCTCCGGGGCGGCCGCAAGGGACAAGGGGGTCAGGGTCACTCGATCCGGCGGCGGTTTTGGGGCCCCGTGCACCGGGGCCGCGCGCACAGTCGCCGGGGTCGCATGACCGGGGAAGAGGCTCGCGGTGTGACCGTCCTCGCCCATGCCCAACAGGATCAGATCGAAGGGCATCCAATCGGCGATCAGCGCGTTGTAGCGGTCCGCCGCCGACTCTGCCCCCGACTCCGCGGAAATCCAATGCAGATTCTCCGACGGAAGGGCAACACGCTCCGTCAGGGCCAAAGCGATCGCGCGACTGTTGCGCTCCGGGTCCTCGGTCGGAAGACAGCGCTCGTCGCCGAGAAAGAGATGCCAATGCGCCCAGTTCTCGGGCCGGTGGACCAAACGCTCGTAAGCGGCCAGGGGCGTGCGCCCGCCGGCCAAAACGCACAGAAATCGCCCGCGCGCGTGGATTGCACGGCGCGCCGCGTCGCTGATTCGGCGTGCCGCTTCCTCGGCCACGGCATCCGCCGATTCGAGACGAATGAAGTGGATCATCTGCTCGCCCATGGCACTTTGCCCCCTCCGACCGGTAAACTGGCGGCGTTCTCTCAACTCGACCGATGCCGCCCGTCACGACCCCATGAAGATCCTCCTGATCGACGACTCCAGAGTCACGCGATACGCCTTGCGCATCGAGCTGAAGAATCGCGGTATCGACGTCGATACGGCCGACTCCGCGGAGGCGGCCTTGGAGATACTCAAGAGCCGCGTCCCGGACGCCATTTTCATGGATCATATCATGCCGGGTTTGAACGGCTTGGAGGCCCTGGAGATCATCCGCGCGGACCCGGACACGGCCCATGTGCCGATCGTGCTCTGCACCTCGCAAGAGGACAGCGACTTCGCCGCGGCGGCCCGAAAAAAGGGCGTGCTCACCGTCCTGCCCAAATCGCTCGCCGCCGAACGGCTCCCCGAGGTCCTCGAATGCGTGCGCGCGGCGGTCGAGAACGAGACGCCGGCCCCGCGCGATCAGGTTCCGCAGTCCGCCAACTCCATCCCGGCCCCACCCTCCCCGCTCGAACCGCCGAGCCAAGCCGAGCTGATCGCATTGATCGACGAACGCATGGAGGCCGGCCTGAACAAGCGCCTGACGAACCTGGTGGAATCTCTGCGACGCGACCTCACCGAGATCTTGATCGCCGAGACACGGCATCTCGTCGACGAGCGCCTCGGCGAGACGCTCGCGGCACGCGCTGCTGTGCCACCCTCGGCAACCCCGCAGGATCTTCGCGATCTCGAGACGCGCCTGATCCGCGAGATCCTTCCGGACTTGATCGGGGATCGTGTCTCCGCGGCGCTTGCACACCAACACCCCGAGATCCTCGAGGGGTCGAGGCAATCGCTTCCCGACGCGGCGCAACAGCCGACAGCGGGGAGCGACGGGGTCGGATTCGGCGAGCGTGCACCTTCACGACCGCAGGCCGGGCGCCGCAGCAGCGCCTCCGACATGGAGGTCGCCGATGCAGCAAACCGTCTGCGCGACATGGCCACGACCGCCCTACAATCGTTGCGCGCGGCCATCAAGCGTCACGACCGCTGATTTTGTCCTCCTCGACCCGCGCCCCAGCCGACGGACGGGTCAGCTGCGCGGATCCTCGTCGTTTTCTCCTGTAGCCTCGTCCGAGGGGTCATCGTCCGGGCGACGCCGATCCCGTCGGGCGGCGATAAATTGGGAGTAGACCAACCAGGCGGCGAGTGCCATGAAGCCGTAGAACTCGATCGCCTTCAGTGCATGTCCGTCCATTCGATGTCCCCCGCTCAGGATGGCCCAGGTTCGTTGAAGGCTGCAGGAAACGAACCGCTGCAAGCCCGTTGTCGCCGCCGCAGGGGCGCTCAGCGGCACCTCGCGTTCATCCGAGTCTTTTACTATGCTGGCACGACCGACGACGGACACACGGAGAACCCCATGACGACAAGCAACCTCTCCACGACCGAAATCGACGCCAAGCCGCTGCCCCCCGACGTTGTGACCAAGATCGATGCTTACTGGCGCGCCTGCAACTATTTGGCCGCCGGCATGATCTATCTGCAGGATAACCCGCTGCTGCGCGAACCGCTCGCCGAGGGCCATCTCAAGAAACGCCTGCTCGGTCATTGGGGCTCGAGTCCCGGCCTTTCCTTCATGTATGTGCACCTCAACCGCATCATCCGGGAACATGCACAGGAGGCGATCTTCCTCGCCGGCCCGGGCCACGGCGCGCCGGGCGTCCTTGCTCCAGTCTACTTGGAGGGCACCTACTCCGAGATCTACCCCAACAAGAGCGAGGATGAAGAAGGCATGCGCGCCTTCTTCAAACAGTTCTCCTTCCCGGGCGGCATCGGCTCGCACTGCACACCGGAGACGCCGGGTTCCATCCACGAGGGTGGCGAGCTGGGCTACTCGATCTCGCACGCCTTCGGTGCCGCCTTCGACAATCCGAACCTCTTGGTCGCGGTCGCCGTAGGCGACGGCGAGGCCGAGACGGGACCGCTCGCGACGTCGTGGCATTCAAGCAAGTTTCTCAATCCCATCCGCGACGGCGCGGTGCTGCCGATCCTCCATCTGAACGGATACAAGATCAACAACCCGACTCTGCTCGCACGCATCCCTCGCGAGGAGCTTGCCGAGTTGATGCGCGGCTACGGCTGGACGCCGTACTTTGTCGAGGGCGACGACCCGATGGTGCTGCATCAAACGATGGCGGCAACGCTGGATGCCTGCCTCGCGCAAATCCGCTCCCTTCAGCAAGAGGCCCGCGCGAGCGGCAAGGCGACGCGCTGCCATTGGCCCATGATCGTACTGCGCACGCCGAAGGGCTGGACCGGCCCCGCCGAGGTCGACGGCAAGAAGGTCGAGGGCTTCTGGCGTGCGCATCAAGTGCCGCTGTCGGGCATGCACAACAACCCTGCGCATCTCAAGCAGCTCGAAGGTTGGATGCGCAGCTACAAACCGGAAGAGTTGTTCGACAGCACCGGCAAACTGATCCCGGAGCTCCGCGCGCTTGCACCCGAGGGGACCCTGCGTATGAGCGCCAACCCGCACGCGAACGGCGGTTTGCTGCGCAGGCCCTTGCGAATGCCCGACTTCCGCGAGTACGCCCTGGATGTCGCCGAGCCGGGTAAGATCCGCGCGATGAATACCAAGCCGACGGGCGCCCTGCTGCGCGACGTGATGGCGAAGAACATGGATAATTTCAGGGTCTTCGGCCCGGACGAGAATACCTCGAACAAGCTCGACGCCGTCTACGAGGTCTCCAAAAAGCTCTGGCTCTGCGACTACAAACCCGAGGATGCCGACGGCGGCGAGCTCTCGCCGGACGGGCGCGTGCTCGAGATGCTCTCCGAGCACACCTTGGAGGGCTGGTACGAAGGCTATGTCCTGACCGGTCGACACGGCTTTTTCGCAACCTACGAGGCCTTCGTCCATGTCATCGACAGCATGTACAACCAGCACGCCAAGTGGCTGGCGATCTGCGAGGAGATCCCCTGGCGGGCACGTATTTCCTCTCTAAACCTCTTGATCACCTCGACAGTCTGGCGCCAGGACCACAACGGCTTCACCCATCAGGATCCGGGTTTCCTGGATGTCGTCGTGAACAAGAATCCGCAGGTGACCCGCATCTATCTACCCCCGGACGTCAACACACTGCTCTCGACGGTCGACCACTGCCTGCAGAGCCGCGACGACATCAACGTGATCGTGGCCGATAAACAGAACCATCTCCAGTATCTGGACATGGACGCCGCCATCAAGCATTGCACCAAAGGCATCGGCATTTGGGATTGGGCCAGCAACGATCAGGGCGTGGAGCCGGACGCGGTGATGGTCGGCTGCGGGGACATCCCGACCAAGGAGGCACTGGCCGCCACTGCTCTGCTTCGCGAGCACTTCGCCGACATACGACTGCGGTTCATCAACGTCGTGGACCTCTTCCGCATGCAACCCGCGGGGGAGCATCCGCACGGGCTCAACGATCAAGACTTCGACAGCCTCTTCACCAAAGACCGCCCGATCATCTTCAGCTTCCACGGCTATCCTTGGTTGATCCATCGCCTCGCCTATCGCCGCACCAACCATAAGAACCTGCACGTGCGCGGCTACAAGGAAAAGGGCAATATCAACACGCCGCTGGAGCTCGCGATCGAGAACGAAATCGACCGCTTCAGTCTCGCGATCGACGTCATCAAGCGGGTCCCCCGCCTGCAGATCACGGGTGCGCATGTGAAGGAAAAGCTGCGCGACATGCAGATCGACTGCAGAAATTACGCACATGAGCATGGAATCGACAAGCCCGACGTCGATGACTGGATTTGGCCCTTTTAAACCGCGCCAGCTCCAGCAGACGTCAAGTCTGCCGGGGCCGATCCCATCCAAACACATCGCATGCCGCGCTGGGCGCGGTTTAAGCCCCAAACGCTGCCCTGCCGACGAGACGCCGCCATGAACACCGCAGTCGCCCCCGAAACCGAGACCCCAACCGAGGTCCCGGCCGCAACCCCCGAGCACACCCGCACCGGTATGTCGAAGGCGTCTCTGAAGCAGGCCTACATCGACAATCTCTTCTATATCCAAGGGCGCTTCCGCGAAGTCGCCACGCCGCACGACCTCTACATGGCCGCCGCCTATACGGTGCGCGATCGCATGCTGGACCGCTGGGTGAAGTCGGCTCAGATCTACAAGACATCCCATGCGCGCACCGTCTGTTATCTCTCGGCGGAGTATCTGCTCGGGCCGCAACTGGCCAACAATCTCGTGAATCTCGGGATCTCGGAGATCGCCCAGCGTGCGGGCGAGGAGCTGGACCTCGATTTCGAAGCCATCCTGGAGGAGGAGGAGGAGCCGGGTCTGGGCAACGGCGGGCTCGGTCGGTTGGCCGCCTGCTATATGGATTCACTGGCGACGGTCCAGATTCCCGCAATCGGCTACGGCATTCGCTACGAGTTCGGCATCTTCGACCAGGTGATCGAAGACGGCTGGCAGGTCGAATGCAGCGACACCTGGCTTCGCAACGGCAACCCCTGGGAGATCCCGCGACCCAAGATCAGCTTCCCGGTGATGTACGGCGGTCACACCGAGCACTATCGCGATCACGCGCAACGCACGCGTGTGCGCTGGGTTCCGGACATGGTCATCAGCGGCGTCGCCTTCGACACACCCGTTCTGGGTTACGGGGCCGGCAATGTGAATCTGCTGCGTCTCTGGAAAGCGGAGGCACCCGAATCGTTCGACTTCCAAGTCTTCAATGTCGGGGACTACTACGGCGCGGTCCGCGCCAAGATCGAGGCGGAAACCATCTCGAAGGTGCTCTATCCGAACGACGAGCCCGAGGTCGGGAAGGAGCTGCGCCTGAAGCAACAGTATTTCTTCGTGTCCTGCTCGATTCAGGACATGATCCGGCTGCATCTGAACACGGTCGGCCCGCTCGACACCTTCCACGAAAAGTTCGTCGCCCAGCTCAACGACACCCATCCGGCAATCGCCGTCGCCGAGCTGATGCGCCTGCTCATGGACGATCACGAGATGCCCTGGGATGCCGCTTGGAGCATCACCCGCGAGACCTTCTGCTACACCAACCATACCCTGCTGCCCGAAGCACTCGAGACCTGGTCCGTCGCCCTCTTCGAGCGCCTCCTACCCCGCCATCTGGAGATCATCTACGAGATCAACCGGCGCTTTCTCGACGAGGTACGCATGCGCTATCTCGGCGACGAAGAACGCGTCGCGCGGATGTCTTTGATCGACGAGTCGGATGGACGGCGGATCCGGATGGCGCACCTTGCCGTGGTCGGCAGCCGCGCAGTCAACGGGGTTGCCGCGCTGCATTCGGAGCTCATCAAGACGACGATCCTCAAGGATTTCTACGAGATGTCTCCGGAGCGCTTCTACAACGTCACCAACGGTGTGACGCCGCGTCGCTTCATCGTGGTCAGCAATCCCCGTCTGGCCAGCCTGATCACCGAGATGTGCGGGAATGACCGCTGGATCCGGGATCTCGGCTGCCTACGCGACCTGGAGGCTCACGCCGACGACTCCGGGCTCCAGGCACGTTGGCGCGAGGTCAAGACCGCCGCCAAGCGCGACTTGGCGCTCTGGCTGAAACGCCATGCCGGCGTGCTCCTCGATCCGCAGACCATGATGTTCGACATCCAGGCCAAGCGCATGCACGAGTACAAGCGTCAGCACCTGAACGTCCTGCACATCATCCGCGTCTATCAGCGCCTGAAGCAGAGCCCGAATCTCGGCATGGTGCCGCGTGCCTTCATCTTCGGCGGCAAGGCAGCCCCCGGCTATTACATGGCGAAACTGATGATCAAGCTCATCAACGCGGTCGCCGAGGTCATCAACAACGACCCGCAGGTCAACGGATTTATCCGCGTCGCCTTCATGCCGGACTTCAACGTCAAAAACGGGCAACGGCTCTACCCGGCCGCGGATCTCTCCGAGCAGATCTCGCTCGCCGGCAAGGAGGCATCCGGAACCGGAAACATGAAATTCTCGATGAACGGTGCGCTCACGGTCGGCACGCTCGACGGTGCCAATATCGAGATCCGCGAAGAGGTCGGCGCCGAGAACTTCTTCCTGTTCGGCATGACCGCCGAGGAGGTCCGTCACAGGCAGGCCGAGGGCTACCGGCCTTGGGATTATTATCACGGCGACGACGAGCTGAAATCGGACATCGACCTCATCGCCTCGGGACTCTTCTCGCACGGCGACACCAATCTCTTCCGCCCATTGACGGAGCACCTGATCAATCAGGATCCTTTCATGGTCTTGGCCGACTACCGCGCCTATCTGGACTGCCAGGACAAGATCAGCGAGGTCTATGCCCGGCCCGCCGATTGGGATCGTATGTCGATCCTCAACGTCGCGCGGATGGGGAAATTCTCCTCGGATCGGTCGATTCGCGACTATGCGCAGCGGATTTGGAGGATCGAGCCGATGCCCATCGGGAGCTGATCACTCTCCTTCACGCTGAAATGAGGCACCTCGGCGTCGAAGCAGTCTGTTTCGGTCTCTCATTGATCCAGGACAAAAAAACTCGGAACAGCCCAACTCGCCGATAGCCATAGCTCGGACCCCTCTGCATACTGACGCGAACACGCACACCCCAAAACAAGACGACGAGCATGGATCATGGATAGGCTCAACAAGGTCGCCGACGTCGCGCATGGATCGCTTCTCTGCACACCAGACGCCTCCACGCACCGGCGCAGGGCATTGCGTTCGACACCTTTATTCATGGGGCCGTCTTCCTCGGATCGGGCTCGGTTGCGCGGAACTGTCGCCGACGTTTCGGCGCGGCGGAGATCGCGCGATACCCGACTGTCGAACAACGCAGCCGGCGCCCGAAGGCACATCCTCGATCACCCCTCTTCTTCCCGACTCGCGGCCACTTCCGAACACACTGCAGCGCACCCGATTCCCCGAGCCGACGTTTGCTCGCCGACGTCCCGGCGGCCGCACCGGATATCGCCGCGCAGTGGGCAGTCTCGCATGCCGCCCGTCGAGGGCGGATGATTCGCGCACCCAAGGATTTAAACCACCAACCAAGCAAGGAGCAAGGCGATGACTGCAAAACCCAAGACACTCGTCGATATCACGGTCTTGATGGACGCACTCAACAACGACCAGGAAACGGGAAACGCATCGAGCGCTATCCTCGCGCTCGCCGCGAAAAGACGGATTCAAGGCTTTGTCTGCGCCTCGGCCATCGATCCGCTGCACACCGAGCTTGCCCGCAGTCAGGGCGCAGACTACGCGCGATCGACCATCCAGCGCATCTGCGCAATCCTGGCGGTCGCCCCGGTCGATGCCGGGGTGATCGACGCCGCAATCGGGCTCGGCTGGCGGCATCTCGATGATGCCCTCACCTTCGAGAGCGCACGCCGGATGGGACTCGACTACCTCGTCACGTTCAACGGTCCCGATTTCGACGATCCGTCGGTCACCGTTCAGGCACCCGAGGAGTTTATGCAATCCCTCGAACAAAGACCCTAAGATCCGAAAGGGTTGGCGAACCGCAACGGTACAACCCGATCCGGATCCACGCAGCCGAGGGGCCGGAGTGCCCTCACTCCGAGCAGTCGCTGACCGCCAACTCGCAGTCCGCGGATCCGGTCTCGCAGAAGTCCAAGCAGGTGAACAACCGTCCTTCGAAGGCCGCATCGACCGCGACATGTCCGGATTCTGCACGCACTTCGAATCCGGGCTGCGTGGGCGGTTGGTGTTGCACGAGGGCGAGCCGATCGGCCGGGTAAGACACATCCAACACGACCTGCATGGGGTAGTAGCCGTCGAGAAAGCGGCGCATGTAGGGACCGTTGCGCAGCCGGTAACGCCCGTCGCCGAGCGCGAACAGGGCCCGACTTTCAGCGCGGATGCAGAGCGTCGCCTCAGGCGCGATATCCGTGAGCTGGACCGAGTGACCTTCCACCCAGGCACGCCCGATCCCCTGCGCACTGACCACCTCCAGACCGCGGATCCGCTCGGCGCTGAAGAGGATCTGTGCTGCGCGGACCGCGTCGAGGTTCTCGTGGCATTGGCTCAGCTCGATCCAACCCTCGCGCAGACTCTCCGGTCCGATGCGGATCCGATTGACGTGCCGATGCGTCTCGGCGGCACGCTCGTGACCGACAAACCGAAGCTCGCCGTCACTGACCGCAGCGATACGGGCCTCGAGGTCCATCTCCGGCCATTCCGCTTCATCCGGGAACGCGGTCTCGGCGAGCGCATCTTCGGCAAACGAGGGTCCCGGCGCCAGCCCCCACGACAAGATTGCGAAGAAGCAACTCAGCGGCGCGAACGAACGCGCGCGCGCGCGGAGCCGTAATTCGGTGGTCGGGTTCATGCGTCGCAACATGCTCGCTCCTCAGCGTACGGGGATGTCGAAATAGGTCTCGGGATAGGGCTCGTCGACCAACGTGTAGTGCCACCATTCCTCGGCGAGGTTGCGGAAGCCCTCCTCGCTCATGGAGGATTTCAGCAACAGGCGATTCGCCATTGCCTCGCCCGTGATGGACGGGTTCAATGTATGTGAGAGCGGACTGAAGCAATCGAAACCCGTGCCCATGTCGACACTGTTGTCCGCGAAACGCTCCGAAGCCGGGTTTTCGCACGAACGCAGAGGTGCAGCGGGATCGAACTCCGGTTGATCGGGTGTGGGCACGGGAACGATGGTCAGATCGACCGTACTGCCGCGTGAATGTCCCGAGCGGGCCGCAATATAGCCGTCGCCGAACAGCGCAGCCTTTTCGACATGCGGATAAAATTCGGCCTTCATGCGTTGGTCGTCGAGATCCTCGGCCCAGGCGACGAACTGGTCGACGGCACGCTGCGGGCGGTAACAATCGTAGAGCTTGAGCGACATATCTTGACGGCGTAGCTTCCTCTGCACCCCGGCCAGGGCAGCTGCGGCCCGATGGGTCAATAGACAGGTGGGGGTCTCGTAGCCGTCGATCGGGCGACCGATGAAATTGTGCGCCGTGGCATAGCGGATATCGAGCACCACATCCGGAATCACATCGCGGATGTCGACCAGATCGGGCTCGACGAGTACGGATGACTCGGCAAACACCGAGATCGAGGCCGACGTCAAGACCGACGTCGCCAGCAACGCACTGGCCAGCCTCTGAAAAAAAGCCTTTCGCATTCCCTAACCCTCCACCGCTTTGTAAAATGCGCCGGCGTGCCGGGCGGCCAAGCCCGATCGCGACGCCCGCGCGTCCGCGTTACCCCTCATCCGGCCCGTTCAGCTTGACCCGTCCAGGCCGGCCGGACGATTCGGTATTCGATCACTATACTGCTCAAACATGCCCGACCGACATTCGGCGAAGGACGATGCACCGTACGACATTGCTGCGGCAACGCCTGCTTCTCCTCTTTCTAGCCGGAATGCTGTTCCTGTTCTCGCCGCTCGTGCTGCAGTTCGAAACGCTCGGGCGCTGGCTCGGGGTCCCCGCCCTCTTCGTCTATCTCTTCCTGACTTGGGCAGCTTTGATCGGCGCCGCGGCCTGGATCGTCTCGCGGACACGCGATTGAGCCGCGCGGCAACCGACCCATGATCAACGGCCCCCTGATCATCGGCATCTCGTTCGCGTACCTGGGTTTGCTCTTCGCGGTCGCTTATTGGGCCGACCGGCGCGCCGAGCAGGGCCGCTCCGTCATTGCCCATCCAACAGTCTATGCCCTCTCGCTTGCCGTCTATTGCACCGCTTGGACCTTTTACGGCAGCGTCGGGCGCGCCACCCAGAACGGCTTGGGTTTTCTCCCGATCTATCTCGGACCGACCCTGATCGCGCTGCTTTGGGGTTCGCTCCTGCTCAAGATGGTGCGGGTCAGCAAGGCCGAGCGCATCACCTCCATCGCCGACTTCATCGCCTCGCGTTACGGCAAGAGTCAACTCCTCGGCGGCCTCGTGACCATCATCGCCGTGATCGGCGTGGTTCCCTACATCGCGTTGCAGCTCAAGGCGATCGCCTGGAGCTTCACCATCCTGTCGCATTATCCGGATGTCCGAATGCCGGTGCACGGCGACGGACCCTTTTGGCGCGACACCGCCTTCGTGGTCGCGCTGCTGCTGGCCGCATTCACCATCCTGTTCGGCACCCGTCATCTGGATGCGAGCGAGCGCCACGAAGGACTCGTCGCGGCCATCGCGCTGGAGTCCATCGTGAAGCTCGTCGCCTTTCTCGCGGTGGGCCTCTTCATCACCTTTGGCCTGCTCGGGCTCGGCGGGCCGGCACTCCCGCCGATTCGAGGCGACGTTCAGCTGAAACCCTTGCTCGAGCCGAGCATTGCACCCTTCGCAGACTGGTTCGCGATCTCCGTGCTGGCCGGTCTGGCGGTCATGCTGCTGCCGCGGCAGTTCCAGGTCGCGGTCGTGGAGAACAGCGACGAGCGCCATTTGCGCCGCGCGATCTGGCTCTTCCCCCTCTACCTGCTGCTCATCAACCTCTTCGTGGTGCCGATCGCCATCGCGGGGCTCCTGACCTTCCCGGACGGGACGGTCAACGCCGATACCTTCATGCTGACTTTGCCGATCGCCTTCGACCGGCCCTGGCTCGCGCTCCTGGTCTACATCGGCGGGCTCTCGGCCGCCACCGGCATGGTCATCGTCGAAACCATCGCACTCTCGACCATGGTCAGCAACGACCTGGTCCTGCCGGCACTGCTGCACCGCTGGCGTCGACGACCGCCCGCCGCGGACCTCGGGCGGCTGCTGCTGAGGATCCGGCGCGGCGCGATCGTCGTGATCCTGCTGCTCGGCTTTCTCTACTACTGGCTCGCGGGCGAGGCCTACGCCCTGGTGGGAATCGGCCTGATCAGCTTCGTCGCCGTCGCACAGTTCGCTCCGGCCGTCATCGGGGCACTCTATTGGCGAGGCGGGACGCGCGAGGGCGCGCTTGCGGGCTTGTCCGCGGGCTTTCTGGTCTGGATCTACACCCTGCTCCTGCCGTCGTTCGTCAAGTCCGGCTGGCTCCCGCCCGCGTTCATGGAGTCGGGCCTCGCCGGGCTCGACATCCTAGCCCCGACGGCGCTGTTCGGCCTGAGCGACTGGAACGAGATTACGCACGGTCTCTTCTGGAGCCTGACCGCGAATATCGGCGCCTTTCTATTCGTCTCCTCGCTGCGCGCGCCCAACGCCGCGGAGGCGTCCCAGGCCGGGATCTTCGTCGATGCCTCTCGGCGCACCGCACTCGCAAGCGCTCCCTTATGGCGCGGGAGCGCCGAGATCCCGGAGTTGATGAGGCTAGCCGAGCGCTTCCTCGGATCGGTGCGTACCCGCGCGGCCTTCCGGCAATACGCGCATCTGCGCGGGCTGGACTCGCCGGACGCACTCCCGGCCGATGCGGAGACCGTGTATTTCGCCGAGACGCTCCTCTCCGGGGCGATCGGCGGCGCCTCCGCCCGGGTGATGGTCGCCTCGGTGACCGAAGAGGAGCCGCTCGGGCTCGACGAGGTCCTGAACATCCTCGACGAGGCATCCCAGATCCGCGCCTACAGCCGCCAGCTCGAGCAGAAGTCGCAAGCCTTGGAGACGGCGACCGAGGAGCTGCGTGCGGCCAACATCCGACTTCAGGAACTGGACCGCATGAAGGACGATTTCATCTCTTCGGTCACCCACGAGCTGCGCACGCCGCTCTCCTCCATCCGCGCCTTTTCCGAGATCCTGTTCGACGACCCCGACATCGATTTCGAGCAACGCCGCCGCTTCCTCGGCATCCTGGTCAGCGAGACCGAGCGGCTCTCGCGCCTGGTCAACCAGGTGCTCGACCTCGCCAAGATCGAATCCGGCCATGCCGATTGGCGCTCCGAGGTGGTGGAGCTTCAGACGGTCATTCACCAAGCCGTGTCGGCCACCGAGCAGTATGTCGAGGAACGCGGCTGCCGCGTCCGTCTCGAGCTACCCGACGAGTCGGCCCTGGTCTGGGGCGACCGCGACCGCATCGTGCAGGTGCTGGTGAACCTCTTGTCCAACGCCGCCAAGTTCGCCCCGACTGGATCCGGCGAGGTCTGGATCCGTCTCACGTCCGACAGCGCCGGTTGGCGGGTCTGTGTCGAGGACAATGGCGACGGCATCCCCGCGAGCGACTTGGAGCTGATCTTCGAGAAGTTCCATCAGACCGCGCGCGGCGGCATCAAGCCGGGCGGCACCGGACTGGGTTTGCCCATCAGCCGTCGCATCATCGAGAATCTAGGCGGTCGCATCTGGGCGGAAAGCGCGCCCGGAAAAGGTGCTACCCTTTGCTTCGAGCTGCCCGCCCATTCGGGGACCCCAACGGACCGAAGGCCTGATCATGAGCCCAACCATGAAAAAGCGGATCCTGATCGTTGACGACGAGCCCAACATCGTCATCTCGCTTGAATTTCTGATGATGCGCGAGGGTCACGAGGTGCGCGTGGCGCGCGACGGCGAGGCCGGCCTGGCCGCCGTGCGGACCCATCGTCCGGACCTCGTGGTGCTCGACGTCATGATGCCGAAGCTCGACGGCTTCGCCGTCCTCGAGGCGGTGCGCTCCGATCCCGGGCTCGCCGGGACACGCATCCTGATGCTGACCGCGAAGGGACGCGAGTCCGAGCAGAACAAGGGGCTCGCCCTCGGAGCGGACGCCTATATGTCCAAGCCCTTCTCGACCCGCGACCTGGTCGACAAGGTCAAGGAACTGCTCGATCGCACCTGACGAGAACGGAGCAACAGCATGCCCGAGACCGATCATCCGGTGAGCGAAACGTCGGATCTCATGGCCGCGGGGGGGACCGGCCAGGGTCTTCTGCGCAGTTTGGAGCGGCGAGAGCCCTTGATCGTCGGCCCCGAGACCAGCCTGCGCGAGACCCTCTACCATTT
This region includes:
- a CDS encoding glycogen/starch/alpha-glucan phosphorylase: MNTAVAPETETPTEVPAATPEHTRTGMSKASLKQAYIDNLFYIQGRFREVATPHDLYMAAAYTVRDRMLDRWVKSAQIYKTSHARTVCYLSAEYLLGPQLANNLVNLGISEIAQRAGEELDLDFEAILEEEEEPGLGNGGLGRLAACYMDSLATVQIPAIGYGIRYEFGIFDQVIEDGWQVECSDTWLRNGNPWEIPRPKISFPVMYGGHTEHYRDHAQRTRVRWVPDMVISGVAFDTPVLGYGAGNVNLLRLWKAEAPESFDFQVFNVGDYYGAVRAKIEAETISKVLYPNDEPEVGKELRLKQQYFFVSCSIQDMIRLHLNTVGPLDTFHEKFVAQLNDTHPAIAVAELMRLLMDDHEMPWDAAWSITRETFCYTNHTLLPEALETWSVALFERLLPRHLEIIYEINRRFLDEVRMRYLGDEERVARMSLIDESDGRRIRMAHLAVVGSRAVNGVAALHSELIKTTILKDFYEMSPERFYNVTNGVTPRRFIVVSNPRLASLITEMCGNDRWIRDLGCLRDLEAHADDSGLQARWREVKTAAKRDLALWLKRHAGVLLDPQTMMFDIQAKRMHEYKRQHLNVLHIIRVYQRLKQSPNLGMVPRAFIFGGKAAPGYYMAKLMIKLINAVAEVINNDPQVNGFIRVAFMPDFNVKNGQRLYPAADLSEQISLAGKEASGTGNMKFSMNGALTVGTLDGANIEIREEVGAENFFLFGMTAEEVRHRQAEGYRPWDYYHGDDELKSDIDLIASGLFSHGDTNLFRPLTEHLINQDPFMVLADYRAYLDCQDKISEVYARPADWDRMSILNVARMGKFSSDRSIRDYAQRIWRIEPMPIGS
- the pgl gene encoding 6-phosphogluconolactonase, yielding MGEQMIHFIRLESADAVAEEAARRISDAARRAIHARGRFLCVLAGGRTPLAAYERLVHRPENWAHWHLFLGDERCLPTEDPERNSRAIALALTERVALPSENLHWISAESGAESAADRYNALIADWMPFDLILLGMGEDGHTASLFPGHATPATVRAAPVHGAPKPPPDRVTLTPLSLAAAPERLILVTGVGKRDALAAWRCGADLPVARVAGLGRTDVLMDPDAAGD
- a CDS encoding response regulator, with translation MKILLIDDSRVTRYALRIELKNRGIDVDTADSAEAALEILKSRVPDAIFMDHIMPGLNGLEALEIIRADPDTAHVPIVLCTSQEDSDFAAAARKKGVLTVLPKSLAAERLPEVLECVRAAVENETPAPRDQVPQSANSIPAPPSPLEPPSQAELIALIDERMEAGLNKRLTNLVESLRRDLTEILIAETRHLVDERLGETLAARAAVPPSATPQDLRDLETRLIREILPDLIGDRVSAALAHQHPEILEGSRQSLPDAAQQPTAGSDGVGFGERAPSRPQAGRRSSASDMEVADAANRLRDMATTALQSLRAAIKRHDR
- a CDS encoding phosphoketolase family protein, yielding MTTSNLSTTEIDAKPLPPDVVTKIDAYWRACNYLAAGMIYLQDNPLLREPLAEGHLKKRLLGHWGSSPGLSFMYVHLNRIIREHAQEAIFLAGPGHGAPGVLAPVYLEGTYSEIYPNKSEDEEGMRAFFKQFSFPGGIGSHCTPETPGSIHEGGELGYSISHAFGAAFDNPNLLVAVAVGDGEAETGPLATSWHSSKFLNPIRDGAVLPILHLNGYKINNPTLLARIPREELAELMRGYGWTPYFVEGDDPMVLHQTMAATLDACLAQIRSLQQEARASGKATRCHWPMIVLRTPKGWTGPAEVDGKKVEGFWRAHQVPLSGMHNNPAHLKQLEGWMRSYKPEELFDSTGKLIPELRALAPEGTLRMSANPHANGGLLRRPLRMPDFREYALDVAEPGKIRAMNTKPTGALLRDVMAKNMDNFRVFGPDENTSNKLDAVYEVSKKLWLCDYKPEDADGGELSPDGRVLEMLSEHTLEGWYEGYVLTGRHGFFATYEAFVHVIDSMYNQHAKWLAICEEIPWRARISSLNLLITSTVWRQDHNGFTHQDPGFLDVVVNKNPQVTRIYLPPDVNTLLSTVDHCLQSRDDINVIVADKQNHLQYLDMDAAIKHCTKGIGIWDWASNDQGVEPDAVMVGCGDIPTKEALAATALLREHFADIRLRFINVVDLFRMQPAGEHPHGLNDQDFDSLFTKDRPIIFSFHGYPWLIHRLAYRRTNHKNLHVRGYKEKGNINTPLELAIENEIDRFSLAIDVIKRVPRLQITGAHVKEKLRDMQIDCRNYAHEHGIDKPDVDDWIWPF